From Clostridium sp. SY8519:
CTCCTGCTCCAGAACCTCCGACAGCGCCAGGGCCCCATGCCCGTATCCGTCGGTTTTAATGACTGCCATGATCTTTGTGCTGCTGTCTGCGCGGCAGTTTTTGATCTGCTGAAGATTGTAGGAAAACGCATCCAGGTCAATGTCTGCGTGCACTCTGCTATATGCTTTCATGAAAATATACCTTCTTTAAAATTATTCCGATGCCATTGATCAGGTCTTCCGCCTGCATACTGTAAGGTCCCTTTTCCCTGGCTGCCGCATCGCCTGCAAGCCCGTGGATATATACCGCCAGCGGTACCAGTTCCTCCGGACCGGCATCCTGCGCCAGGATTCCTGTCAGGAGCCCGGTCAGCACATCGCCGGAACCGCCCACAGCCATGCCGTGGTTTCCGCTGCAGTTAATAAAACAGCGGCCGTCTTCTGTCACGCTGACGGTTCTGGCGTCTTTCATCACGACAGCCGCCCCTGTATCTTTCGCGAAACTTCGGGCCGCCTCCACCGGTGAAACCTTCAGTTCGGCAATCCTCCTGCCGGTAAGCCGGCTCATTTCCCCCATATGGGGGGTCAGAATACAGCCCCGCAGCAGCGGCCGCAGTTCCGTATGGGCAGCAATCAGATTCAGGCCGTCTGCGTCAATCACACACGGGAACCCGCTGCCGCCCTGCTTTTGGGCAGAGCGCCTGCGCACTTCGGTCAGCAGTCCCTTCAGCAGATGAAATGACGCCTCTGACTGTCCCAGTCCGGGACCGATGGCCGCCGCGTCTGCCCAGCCGCACAGTTCCTGAAAATCTAGGGATTCGCACCCCTCCTCGTCATATACGGTCAGGATCGCGCCCGGCACTGCGGTCTGCAGGGGGATGCGATTGCATTCCGGCGTCAGGATACGCACCAGGCCGCAGCCCGCCGCATATGCCGCCCGGGCTGCCAGGATCGCGGCTCCGGCCATATTGCGGCTGCCGGCCGCCAGAAGCACCCGTCCGCAGGATCCTTTGTTGGAGTCATTGCGGCGTTCCGGCATCCGAACCAGGTCATTTTTCTCCATGCTCCAGGCATCCGGCGAATGTCCCAGGAGACTTCGATGATCAATGCCGATCTCCGCACGGATCAGACGGCCGCAGCAGGCGGCTCCGGGATAGAGCAGCTGCCCCATCTTGTAAAATCCCATAGTTACCGTAGCATCCGCGCGAAACGCGCACCCCATAACCTGTCCTGTGTCCGCATGGATCCCCGACGGGATATCCACTGCGATTTTTCTGGCTTTACTGTCATTCAGCCGGCGAATCAGCTCCGCGTATCTTCCGGAAACCGGTCGGCTTAGCCCGATGCCGAACAGGCTGTCCAGCAATACCGTCCATCTGCCCGGGGGATATTCCGTATGGATCGGGATCCCGTATTTTTCCGCGATGGAAAGCTGGCGGCCGCATTCCGTGCTGGCATGTTCCCTGTTTCCTGCGAAATAAATTTCCGCGTGATATCCGGCCAGACACAGCAGCCTGGCGGCGGCAATTCCGTCGCCTCCGTTGTTTCCGCTGCCGCAGACAGCCAGAATACGATCCTTTTCCCGATCCGCTGTATGAATGATATACTCTGCGATTTTCAGTGCGGCACGCTCCATCAGAACCGGTGAAATCACACCGAAGTATTCCATCGTACTGCGATCACACTGCTGCATGGTGCTGCCTGAAAGAATTTCCTGCATCGCTGCCTCTCTTTCCGACACTCTTTGTAAGATGCTTGCTTTCCTGCCGTTTTCGTACGGCCATGGCCCCCTTTTTCCAAAAATCCGTCAGGACTGGCGCTCTTTGTCTGTAATCAGATAGGACAGATGCATCAGACTGTCGGACAGATGCACGGATTCAATCGTCACGTCCTCCGGCAGGTCCATTTCCATATGGGCAAAATTCCATATGGCCTTGATCCCCAGGGCGATCACATGCTCCGCCGCTTCTCTGGCATAGGCCTTCGGCAGGGTCAGTGCTGCCACATGCACCGGGGTTGACTTTACAAACTCATCCAGTTCTTCCATCATATGGATTTCAACACCGCCGGATTTTTTTCCCTTCAGTGCCGGATCCACATCAAAGAGCGCCACTACTTCAAACCCTCTTTTTTTGAAATTGGAATAATTGGCGAGTGCCTGGCCCAGATGTCCGGAACCGATGATAATCATATTATGCGTATGGTCAATTCCAAGAATTTTGCCGATTTCATCATGAAGATACTGCACATTGTACCCATATCCCTGCTGGCCGAATTCTCCGAAATTGTTCAGATCCTGACGGATCTGGGATGCAGTGACTTTCATTCTTCTGCTTAATTCTCCGGATGAAATACGTTCGGTTCCCTCTTCCAATAACTCTGTCAGATACCGATAGTATCGCGGCATCCTGCGTATTACCGCAGGAGAAATCTGTTTATCCACTTGTCGTCTACCTCCGTTATCATGTAAAGATTATAGCAGAATTTCCTGTTGATTACGACATGAGACTTTCCCATGTTTCGTAACAGGTCTCCAGCTCTTCCTTTAATTCCTGCTGCTGCGCGCTCAGCTCATTCAGCTTCGCGGAATTTTTCGCCGTTTCCGGGTCCATAAACAGCTGGTCAATCTGCCCGATCTTCTCTTCCAGTTCTGAAATCCGTTCTTCCACGTTCCGGATTTCCCGTTCCTGTTTTTTCCTGGCTGCTTTCTGTGCCTTCTGATCCGCGTAATCTTCTTTTCCGGAATTTTCCTCGGATTGGGCAGCAGATGAAGCTTCCGCCGCGGCAGTCTCTGTTTCGCCGCCAAACACAGCCTGTTCGTTGACTTCCCTTTTTTCTGCGAAATAATCGTAATTTCCGATATAGTTTACCAGCGCATGTCTGGTCAGGTGCAGAATTCTCGTAGCCACCCGGTTAATAAAATACCGGTCGTGGGACACAAACAAAACGGTCCCCTCATATCTGCGCAGGGCGGATTCCAGAATTTCTTTCGACTCAATGTCCAGATGGTTCGTAGGCTCATCCAGAATCAGGAAATTCGCGTCAGAAAGCATCAGCTTCGCCAGGGAAAGGCGTCCCCGCTCCCCGCCGCTCAAATCAGCGATCCTCTTAAAGACATCATCCTCGGTAAAAAGGAATGCCGCCAGCACATTCCGGATCTTTGTCTCCGTCATATGCGGATACGCATCGGAAAGTTCTTCAAACAGGGTCTTTTCGTCATGCAGTTCCTGCTGCTCCTGATCATAGTACCCGATGGTTACATTGGTTCCCAGGCGGAAGCTCCCGGCATCCGCCGGCAGCTTCCGGTTCAGAATTTTCAGGATCGTCGTCTTTCCCGTTCCGTTCTGGCCGATCAGCGCGACCCGCT
This genomic window contains:
- a CDS encoding bifunctional ADP-dependent NAD(P)H-hydrate dehydratase/NAD(P)H-hydrate epimerase, with amino-acid sequence MQEILSGSTMQQCDRSTMEYFGVISPVLMERAALKIAEYIIHTADREKDRILAVCGSGNNGGDGIAAARLLCLAGYHAEIYFAGNREHASTECGRQLSIAEKYGIPIHTEYPPGRWTVLLDSLFGIGLSRPVSGRYAELIRRLNDSKARKIAVDIPSGIHADTGQVMGCAFRADATVTMGFYKMGQLLYPGAACCGRLIRAEIGIDHRSLLGHSPDAWSMEKNDLVRMPERRNDSNKGSCGRVLLAAGSRNMAGAAILAARAAYAAGCGLVRILTPECNRIPLQTAVPGAILTVYDEEGCESLDFQELCGWADAAAIGPGLGQSEASFHLLKGLLTEVRRRSAQKQGGSGFPCVIDADGLNLIAAHTELRPLLRGCILTPHMGEMSRLTGRRIAELKVSPVEAARSFAKDTGAAVVMKDARTVSVTEDGRCFINCSGNHGMAVGGSGDVLTGLLTGILAQDAGPEELVPLAVYIHGLAGDAAAREKGPYSMQAEDLINGIGIILKKVYFHESI
- a CDS encoding redox-sensing transcriptional repressor Rex; the encoded protein is MDKQISPAVIRRMPRYYRYLTELLEEGTERISSGELSRRMKVTASQIRQDLNNFGEFGQQGYGYNVQYLHDEIGKILGIDHTHNMIIIGSGHLGQALANYSNFKKRGFEVVALFDVDPALKGKKSGGVEIHMMEELDEFVKSTPVHVAALTLPKAYAREAAEHVIALGIKAIWNFAHMEMDLPEDVTIESVHLSDSLMHLSYLITDKERQS